The genomic DNA CAAATGCGCCAGCGTGCGATCGACCGCGGCAAGATTGATGCGGACGATCTCCTCGCCCTTCTTGCCGTAAGTCTCCACCACGGACTGTTTGATGGCGGCAATGGCCTCTTCTTTCGGCAGCACGCCGGAAAGCGCGAAGAAGCACACCTGCATCACGGTGTTGATGCGGCCGCCCATGCCGCTTTCGCGCGCGACTTTGGTGGCGTCGATGACGTAGAATTTCAGCTTCTTCTGGAGAATCTCCTCCTGCATCTTGCGCGGCAAGTGGCCCCACACCTCCTCCGGGCCATGAGCGATGTTGAGCAGGAAGGTGCCGCCCTCGACCAGACCCGCCAGCATGTCGTAGCGCTCCAAAAACACCGGCTGGTGACAGGCCACAAAATTGGGCCGCGACACCAGATAGGTGGAACGAATCGGCTGCGGGCCGAAGCGCAAATGCGAAACCGTCACCGCGCCGGCCTTCTTGGAATCATAGACAAAGTAGCCTTGCGCATAATTGTCGGTGTTCTCACCGATGATCTTGATCGAGTTCTTATTCGCGCCCACGGTGCCGTCCGAGCCCAGGCCGTAAAACAGCGCGCGAATCACGCTGTCCGGCTCGGTGGAGAACGCCGGGTCATACGGCAGACTGGTGTGCGTCACATCGTCCTGGATGCCGAGCGTGAAATGATTCTTGCGCGTGCTGTCCGTGAGATGATCGAACACGGCCTTCACCATGGCGGGGGTGAATTCCTTGGAGGACAAGCCGTAACGCCCGCCGATGATTTTGGGCATACTCTGCCACCAGCCTTGATCGATGCCCTCGTGCAGCGCGTTGACGCAATCGAGATAGAGCGGCTCGCCCGCGCTGCCCGGCTCCTTGGTGCGATCCAACACCGCCAGCGCCTTGACCGACGCCGGCAACGCAGCCAGGAAGCTCCGCACGTCGAACGGCCGGTAAAGCCGCACCTTCAGAACGCCGACATTCTCGCCGCGCGCATTGAGATCGTCCACCGTTTCATGCGCCGTTTCGCAACCCGAGCCCATGAGAATGATCACGCGCTCGGCTTTGGGCGCACCATAGTATTCGAACAGCCGGTATTGCCGGCCGGTGAGCCGCGCAAAGCGATCCATCACCTCCTGCACCGCCGCCGGGCAGGCGAGATAGTAGGGATTGACCGTCTCACGCGCCTGAAAGAAGATATCGGGATTCTGCGCGGTGCCGCGCAACACCGGATGATCCGGCGACAAGGCGCGGTTGCGATGCGCCAGGATCAATTCCTCATCGATCATGGCACGCATCACCTCATCGGGGAGCAGCTCGATCTTCGACACCTCGTGCGAAGTGCGGAAGCCGTCAAAGAAGTGGATGAAGGGAATGCGCGTCTTGAGCGTGGCCGCCTGGCTGAGCAAGGCGAAATCCATCGCCTCCTGCACCGAGGCCGCGCCCAACAGCGCGAACCCGGTGGCGCGCGCGGCCATCACGTCGCTGTGATCGCCAAAAATGGAAAGCGCCTGTGCCGCCACCGTGCGCGCCGCCACGTGAAAAACCGCCGAGGTCAGCTCACCGGCGATTTTGTACATGTTGGGAATCATCAGCATCAGGCCCTGCGAAGAAGTGAAGGTCGTCGTCAGGGCGCCGGCTTGCAATGCGCCGTGTACCGCGCCGGCCGCGCCGCCCTCGCTCTGCATCTCGACCACCGAAGGCACGATGCCCCACAAGTTGGGCGTGCGCTCCGAGGCCCACGCGTCGGCAAATTCGCCCATGGGCGAGGATGGGGTGATGGGATAGATCGCAATGACTTCGCTCACGCGGAACGCCACGTGCGCCACGGCCTCATTGCCGTCGATCGTTATGAACGTTTTGGTTTTCATGTCGCTGCTTCAAATAGTGGAATGATTAGTTCGATTTGTTCGCAACCGTTGTGGTTGTGTCGATCCTGCAAACCGCCCACAACGGGCAAAAGCGGATGAAGGCAGTCACCAGAGCAATCGCCGCGACGACATAGCCGAGCAGCGCAGCCACTCCCTTGAGCACGCCGAACGCGCCCAGCATCAGCAAGGCAATGCCAATCACCAG from bacterium includes the following:
- the nifJ gene encoding pyruvate:ferredoxin (flavodoxin) oxidoreductase, which produces MKTKTFITIDGNEAVAHVAFRVSEVIAIYPITPSSPMGEFADAWASERTPNLWGIVPSVVEMQSEGGAAGAVHGALQAGALTTTFTSSQGLMLMIPNMYKIAGELTSAVFHVAARTVAAQALSIFGDHSDVMAARATGFALLGAASVQEAMDFALLSQAATLKTRIPFIHFFDGFRTSHEVSKIELLPDEVMRAMIDEELILAHRNRALSPDHPVLRGTAQNPDIFFQARETVNPYYLACPAAVQEVMDRFARLTGRQYRLFEYYGAPKAERVIILMGSGCETAHETVDDLNARGENVGVLKVRLYRPFDVRSFLAALPASVKALAVLDRTKEPGSAGEPLYLDCVNALHEGIDQGWWQSMPKIIGGRYGLSSKEFTPAMVKAVFDHLTDSTRKNHFTLGIQDDVTHTSLPYDPAFSTEPDSVIRALFYGLGSDGTVGANKNSIKIIGENTDNYAQGYFVYDSKKAGAVTVSHLRFGPQPIRSTYLVSRPNFVACHQPVFLERYDMLAGLVEGGTFLLNIAHGPEEVWGHLPRKMQEEILQKKLKFYVIDATKVARESGMGGRINTVMQVCFFALSGVLPKEEAIAAIKQSVVETYGKKGEEIVRINLAAVDRTLAHLFEVKIPAGLNGSLTIPPPPIEQADPFVRDVLGTIIAGRGDELPVSAMPVDGTFPTGTAKWEKRNLALEIPVWEPDICIQCGKCAMVCPHAVIRIKVFEEKQLANAPATFKACDARDREWQGLKYSIQVAPEDCTGCALCVDVCPAKKKSETRIKAINMRPQPPLREPESKNWEFFLTIPEMDRRQVKVSTIRQQQVQEPLFEFSGACAGCGETPYVKLVTQLFGDRALVANATGCSSIYGANLPTTPWTKNAEGRGPAWSNSLFEDNAEFGLGFRLAIDKQKEMAAQLLHDLSAAVGEDLVNAILAAPQKDEADIYEQRMRVDLLKKILQRLETPEAKRLLTLADMLVRKSVWIMGGDGWAYDIGFGGLDHVLASGRDVNVLVLDTEVYSNTGGQMSKATPRGAVAKFAAGGKPAAKKDLGLIAMTYGNVYVARVAMGAKDEHTLKAFLEAEAYEGPSLIIAYSHCIAHGINMATAMQNQKAAVDSGQWPLYRYHPDRARHGENPFVLDSSAPKLPVEKFLYMENRFKMLTKSKPEDAKRMLKEAQEDVHTRWKLYEYLAARPTGNGKAKGEEGKA
- a CDS encoding DUF2892 domain-containing protein, with protein sequence MTANVGGLDRSVRLVIGIALLMLGAFGVLKGVAALLGYVVAAIALVTAFIRFCPLWAVCRIDTTTTVANKSN